The proteins below are encoded in one region of Anguilla anguilla isolate fAngAng1 chromosome 3, fAngAng1.pri, whole genome shotgun sequence:
- the nemp2 gene encoding nuclear envelope integral membrane protein 2, giving the protein MIDAALRRVLLKLGLIFIFCHRSAGSYGYSYPDCTYLKGNENSTHYGGRCFCYSSGTVIKWKDIWSTFQVRLIGDDGVRLVYPMETRNCREPDDVITLSRCLFDHYWPSSSSEENRLEIPLVDQDVCFMVKSKRASIQYTLEVSAKKLNRVHFGLFIIGVTLFYFAGTVCRSSLFYYSAGVSLGVISILIFLLFVLKNFIPKRGLFLMLFGASSSLSYLGFQQLLANWEEVISIYWREVLGYLLMSGVISFAVCYKRGPITDERTLVLMTWMLQIIAMGMIYHGITYPTACYAVLAVLLGLKFIPYLGTLLLATCSQTGRLLRSVKGLFRRRRPRARLLTEEEYREQGEVHTRASLEALRVHCTSPDFPAWDTVLRLRSPQRFASFLRGGSHLTPEESNTHDQQYGVGGAYYEGMLFPGQGRGAPSSRGAPQHGRGEDLSEDELEYYEPAQALPPPIPLHSPAPLCSPTPSLPASRAVALPPAYTPPVCPYPALPYTPHSDATMTEDLELF; this is encoded by the exons ATGATCGATGCAGCTCTACGAAGAGTGCTTCTGAAGCTAGgccttatatttattttctgccatCGTTCTGCAGGGAGTTACGGATATTCGTATCCAG ATTGCACATATCTAAAAGGAAATGAGAATTCAACGCATTACGGCGGTAGATGTTTCTGCTACAGCTCAGGCACAGTGATTAAATGGAAAGATATATGGTCCACATTCCAG GTGCGCTTAATAGGTGACGATGGCGTCCGCCTTGTGTACCCCATGGAAACGCGGAACTGTCGTGAGCCGGACGACGTCATCACGCTGTCTAGGTGCTTATTTGATCACTACTGGCCATCCAGCTCTTCTGAAGAGAACAGGCTGGAAATTCCCCTCGTCGACCAGGACGTTTGTTTCATGGTTAAGTCGAAAAGGGCCAGCATTCAGTACACCCTGGAAGTCTCCGCCAAAA AACTTAACAGAGTACACTTTGGCTTGTTTATAATCGGAGTCACCCTTTTCTACTTCGCTGGAACAGTGTGCAG gaGTTCACTGTTTTACTACAGTGCAGGAGTTTCCCTGGGTGTGATTTCAATATtaatttttctcctttttgtgCTGAAGAATTTCATACCAAAG AGGGGGCTGTTTCTGATGCTGTTCGGTGCAAGCTCTAGCCTGTCCTACCTGGGGTTCCAGCAGCTGCTAGCAAACTGGGAAGAGGTCATATCTATATATTGGAGAGAAGTTCTGG GTTACCTACTGATGTCAGGTGTCATCAGCTTTGCGGTCTGCTACAAGCGCGGTCCAATCACAGACGAGCGAACCCTGGTCCTCATGACCTGGATGCTGCAGATTATCGCCATGGGAATGATATACCACGGCATCACTTACCCCACAGCGTGCTACGCTGTGCTGGCGGTCCTGCTGGGGCTCAAATTCATCCCGTATCTGGGGACACTCCTGCTGGCCACCTGCAG CCAAACTGGCCGGCTCCTTCGCTCCGTCAAGGGCCTGTTCAGGAGGCGGCGGCCCCGGGCTCGACTGCTGACTGAAGAGGAGtacagggagcagggggaggtgCACACCAGAGCCTCCCTGGAGGCGCTGAGGGTGCACTGCACCAGCCCGGACTTCCCTGCTTGGGACACGGTCCTGAGGCTGCGCTCGCCGCAAAG GTTCGCCAGCTTCCTGCGGGGGGGCTCGCACCTCACCCCTGAGGAGTCGAACACGCACGACCAGCAGTACGGGGTAGGGGGCGCATATTACGAGGGCATGCTCTTCCCCGGTCAAGGCCGGGGGGCGCCGTCGAGCAGAGGGGCCCCTCAGCACGGGCGCGGAGAAGACCTCAGCGAGGATGAGCTAGAGTACTACGAACCTGCCCAGGCCCTCCCCCCGCCCATCCCTCTGCACAgccctgcccctctctgtagccccaccccctccctccctgccagTCGCGCTGTAGCTCTCCCTCCTGCTTACACCCCCCCAGTGTGCCCCTACCCTGCTCTCCCCTACACCCCCCACTCAGACGCCACAATGACAGAAGATCTGGAGCTGTTCTAA